One genomic region from Planktothrix serta PCC 8927 encodes:
- a CDS encoding XisH family protein: MPARDATHKIVKQALIKDGWEITDDPYVISYGERFLFVDLAARESEPLKSLEGRLISAKKDNSKIAIEIKEFRGQSSIADLQQAIGQYILYRILLSQVDPKRVLYLAVSDITYNNIFSEPVGELAIAEIPLNLLVVDVKQGEVKQWIPQRPTEISSNKFS; this comes from the coding sequence ATGCCAGCCAGAGATGCGACTCACAAAATTGTCAAACAAGCTCTGATTAAAGATGGCTGGGAAATTACGGATGATCCTTATGTTATTTCTTATGGTGAACGATTTTTATTTGTTGATTTAGCTGCCAGAGAATCCGAACCGTTAAAATCCTTAGAAGGACGATTGATTAGTGCCAAAAAAGATAATTCCAAGATTGCGATTGAAATTAAAGAGTTTAGAGGTCAATCATCAATTGCTGATTTACAACAAGCCATCGGACAGTATATACTTTATCGAATTTTACTGTCTCAAGTTGATCCAAAACGGGTACTGTATTTAGCCGTTTCTGATATCACTTATAACAATATTTTCAGTGAACCCGTTGGTGAATTAGCTATTGCTGAAATACCTTTAAACTTATTAGTTGTAGATGTCAAACAAGGAGAAGTTAAACAATGGATACCTCAGCGACCTACCGAAATATCATCAAACAAATTCTCTTAA
- a CDS encoding XisI protein, with protein sequence MDTSATYRNIIKQILLKYAQLRPSHGEIRLDVVFDEIRDRYALMQVGWDQGRRIRGNLIYITMQNEKIYIEYDGIEQGITKELILAGIPEQQIILAFLPEPLPALT encoded by the coding sequence ATGGATACCTCAGCGACCTACCGAAATATCATCAAACAAATTCTCTTAAAATATGCTCAACTTCGTCCCTCTCATGGAGAGATTCGATTAGATGTTGTTTTTGATGAAATCCGCGATCGCTATGCTCTCATGCAAGTTGGTTGGGATCAAGGGCGAAGAATTAGAGGAAATTTAATTTATATCACGATGCAAAATGAAAAAATTTATATCGAATACGATGGCATTGAACAGGGAATTACTAAAGAATTAATTCTAGCTGGAATTCCTGAACAGCAAATTATTTTAGCCTTTTTACCTGAACCTTTACCCGCTTTAACTTAA
- the cas10d gene encoding type I-D CRISPR-associated protein Cas10d/Csc3, which translates to MNEDELPLDLNFDQIEEEETPSQPELLTIRLFREAIKGTQGNEGDHLLETFADCVLPKLMTQLVGATAKGGQFTEDRRAEGKNVERSKEDQSFISHLLNGLFPTYRVLKLLKTLETNPVKRFCSELEASIFIASYILHDFDKFPDYPIWLTNNDPEQKFQGRNWRVKTAKKSDAPNLGREYIAQKIKVLDLDILLGNNWESYIDDLIWLSNNAGVKYDADLGLESRGLSPKLDGRVRGILSNLVRLSDLFASVIKHPFNSQEGSLVEILKDLSNNQLKFSYHALSDNRGVLTNIINNALMDLHPEDFYTPLLYLPDGVVYLAKVDAPGLQVEIIAEQVIAKIKQLCANQLKDRQTGFGRDGKGLKFADYYWLFFEINGLMEVSVNAACRILPSTKPSSGKKRSESLSSFQKNGELPAYLNVNFGDDYRIDRLAEFGDVLCRGIWRDWCDRFNQWQKQQPKSNRQNLPDLDLTEKLAEYLGLTDEIPALKAIQSLKKTGGVPLDWYYLAAKHNQRNPTLDEGQIREVMEGMVNHAVSLVQPIVQEFTLPDGWDDLRTYINRVVSFPTGAIIPPETQPFLVELSRYKAAKITGRGRENVCAMSSSSYTVTEQMESATLFTPQVYSNRQILFNAQAAKRQICAIWSIEIMLRQILMNKTNATGADFEGGKYRYLYLYPAYFFTPETNNFLQKAYSFIRRTRFDADIRKHLITEQQQAQFSLENYQQVDSLLIQEESEKDQTFKLNYPPKQPLTFFFMALPPGRDATDTESWVMPAWLGFVLPLVLDVKVVVSESPVPPFISGADFERTTILDGEHQAINSLVKQQKDGTRLDSILPRSKPSFSPLNALSAAYCIHLEVNRKKDGDPDWGKLAALARDLETSPLYVFHYLTKLVRKLEWDSAPVAKIKLYQQFYYCFDPEGKAMNQLRELTRLYRVFYRAKSQYAKPNAVLKPIDEAADVILKIDKGLANNSESLTDVVAARLSKLMTNVRRRTAEGKPTLTFSDGKWKPALNSEEERQAIYDFAQFFVQQIFEGTFKGDRGRLAGTQLNLIRDTCDYLYRLEDDHERQSIKQPEPEDIPELEEAL; encoded by the coding sequence ATGAATGAAGATGAACTTCCGCTAGATTTAAACTTTGACCAAATTGAAGAAGAAGAAACCCCGTCTCAACCTGAATTGTTAACTATTCGCTTATTTAGAGAAGCAATTAAAGGAACTCAGGGGAATGAAGGCGATCACTTATTAGAAACGTTTGCTGATTGTGTTTTACCTAAACTAATGACGCAATTAGTAGGAGCAACGGCAAAAGGAGGTCAATTCACAGAAGATCGACGTGCAGAGGGAAAAAATGTAGAACGGAGTAAAGAAGATCAATCTTTTATTTCCCATCTTCTTAACGGTTTATTTCCGACTTACCGGGTTTTAAAACTTCTCAAAACTTTAGAAACCAATCCAGTAAAACGGTTTTGTAGTGAGTTAGAAGCGAGTATTTTTATAGCGTCTTATATTCTCCATGATTTTGATAAATTTCCTGACTATCCTATTTGGCTCACTAACAATGATCCTGAGCAAAAATTTCAAGGGCGAAATTGGAGGGTAAAAACTGCTAAAAAATCAGATGCACCCAATTTAGGACGAGAATATATTGCTCAGAAAATTAAAGTGTTGGACTTAGATATTCTTCTGGGGAATAACTGGGAATCCTATATTGATGATTTAATCTGGTTGAGTAATAATGCTGGAGTTAAATATGATGCAGATTTAGGCTTAGAAAGTCGAGGTTTGTCTCCTAAGCTAGATGGAAGAGTCAGGGGAATTTTATCAAATTTGGTTAGACTTTCTGATTTATTTGCTTCCGTGATTAAGCATCCTTTTAATAGTCAAGAAGGAAGTTTAGTTGAAATTCTGAAAGACTTAAGTAATAACCAACTTAAGTTTAGTTATCATGCTTTGTCCGACAATCGAGGCGTTTTAACCAATATTATTAATAATGCCTTGATGGATCTTCATCCTGAAGACTTTTATACTCCTTTATTGTATCTTCCTGATGGTGTGGTTTATTTAGCTAAAGTTGATGCTCCTGGTCTTCAAGTTGAAATAATTGCAGAGCAAGTTATTGCTAAAATTAAACAACTTTGTGCGAATCAACTCAAAGATCGACAAACGGGTTTTGGTCGAGATGGAAAAGGGCTAAAATTTGCTGATTACTACTGGCTTTTTTTTGAAATTAATGGTTTAATGGAAGTATCAGTTAATGCTGCTTGTAGAATTCTGCCATCAACAAAACCTTCCTCTGGTAAAAAACGCAGTGAAAGTTTAAGCAGTTTTCAAAAAAATGGTGAACTTCCTGCTTATTTAAACGTGAACTTTGGGGATGATTACCGTATTGATCGATTAGCTGAATTTGGGGATGTTTTGTGTCGAGGAATTTGGCGAGATTGGTGCGATCGCTTTAATCAATGGCAAAAACAACAACCGAAATCCAACCGTCAAAATTTACCCGATTTAGATTTAACTGAAAAACTGGCTGAATATTTAGGGTTAACGGATGAAATTCCTGCCTTAAAAGCAATTCAATCCCTAAAAAAAACAGGCGGTGTCCCTCTTGATTGGTATTATTTGGCTGCCAAACATAACCAAAGAAATCCCACTTTAGATGAAGGACAAATTCGGGAAGTCATGGAAGGAATGGTCAACCATGCTGTTAGCTTAGTACAACCGATTGTTCAAGAATTTACCCTTCCCGATGGTTGGGATGATTTAAGAACATACATTAATCGTGTGGTATCTTTCCCCACAGGTGCAATTATTCCACCCGAAACTCAACCTTTTTTAGTTGAACTAAGTCGATATAAAGCTGCCAAAATCACAGGGAGAGGACGGGAAAATGTCTGTGCAATGTCCAGTTCATCTTACACTGTGACGGAACAAATGGAGTCTGCAACCCTATTTACTCCTCAAGTTTATAGTAATCGTCAGATTCTATTTAATGCTCAAGCGGCAAAGCGACAAATCTGTGCAATTTGGTCAATTGAAATCATGTTGCGACAGATTTTAATGAACAAAACTAATGCAACAGGAGCAGATTTTGAGGGGGGTAAATACCGTTACTTATACCTCTATCCTGCCTATTTCTTTACCCCAGAAACCAATAACTTTCTCCAAAAAGCTTATAGTTTTATTCGTCGAACTCGCTTCGATGCTGATATTCGTAAACACCTGATTACAGAACAACAGCAAGCGCAGTTTAGTCTGGAAAACTATCAACAAGTTGATTCTCTTTTAATTCAAGAAGAATCGGAGAAAGACCAAACCTTTAAACTCAATTATCCACCCAAACAACCGTTAACATTCTTCTTCATGGCACTTCCCCCAGGAAGGGATGCCACTGATACAGAATCCTGGGTAATGCCTGCTTGGTTAGGGTTTGTATTGCCCTTAGTTTTGGATGTGAAAGTTGTAGTTTCAGAATCTCCTGTCCCTCCTTTTATTAGTGGTGCAGATTTTGAACGAACAACGATTTTAGATGGAGAACATCAAGCAATTAACTCTTTAGTTAAACAACAAAAAGATGGGACTCGCTTAGATAGTATTCTCCCTCGTTCAAAACCGTCTTTTTCCCCTTTGAATGCGTTAAGTGCTGCTTATTGTATTCATTTAGAAGTTAATCGCAAAAAGGATGGTGATCCAGATTGGGGTAAATTAGCCGCGTTAGCAAGGGATTTAGAAACCAGCCCTTTGTATGTTTTTCATTACCTGACTAAATTAGTCAGAAAGTTGGAATGGGATAGCGCACCTGTCGCCAAAATTAAACTCTACCAACAGTTTTATTATTGTTTTGATCCAGAAGGAAAAGCCATGAATCAACTTCGAGAATTAACGAGACTTTATCGCGTATTTTATCGTGCCAAAAGCCAATATGCTAAACCCAATGCAGTGCTTAAACCCATTGATGAAGCAGCCGATGTCATTCTAAAAATTGACAAAGGTTTAGCCAATAATTCCGAATCTTTAACAGATGTGGTGGCGGCACGTCTCTCTAAATTAATGACGAATGTAAGACGGAGAACAGCCGAAGGAAAACCCACCTTAACCTTTAGTGATGGCAAATGGAAACCAGCTTTAAATTCCGAAGAAGAACGTCAAGCAATTTATGATTTTGCTCAATTTTTTGTTCAGCAAATTTTTGAGGGAACGTTCAAAGGCGATCGCGGTCGTTTAGCCGGAACACAACTCAATTTAATTCGTGATACTTGCGATTATCTTTATCGCTTAGAAGATGATCACGAACGTCAAAGTATTAAACAACCGGAACCTGAAGACATTCCCGAACTGGAAGAAGCTTTATAA
- the cas7d gene encoding type I-D CRISPR-associated protein Cas7/Csc2 has product MQFITTVDAKHFHTEIPAKPMGKYAHFITIRVTESYPLFQTDGELNKARIRAGIQHKETISRLAMFKRKQSTPERLTGRELLRNYQIGDWEKCDYNVDFSKTTPDCVLYGFAIGDAGSEKSKVVVDTAYSITSFDDSHQNFTLNAPFENGTMSRQGVVTSRINSQDHILPQVFFPSIITLKDPTEAGFLYVFNNILRTRHYGAQTTRTGRVRNELIGVVFADGEIVSNLRWTQKIYDLMKHKGQIEMAEPLNEDDVLVAAQDAISQLLNQEYIPHTDFIGDSLTPLLTEVKAITSDETRLKAMLVQANTESMAYAQKHIIKSAEKGKKSSKKTATTVTESN; this is encoded by the coding sequence ATGCAATTTATTACCACTGTAGATGCTAAACATTTTCACACCGAAATCCCTGCAAAACCAATGGGAAAATATGCCCATTTTATCACCATTCGTGTGACTGAATCCTATCCTTTATTTCAGACCGATGGAGAACTCAATAAAGCCCGAATTCGCGCAGGTATTCAGCACAAAGAAACCATTAGCCGTTTAGCCATGTTTAAACGCAAACAATCAACCCCTGAACGTTTAACCGGACGGGAATTATTGCGAAACTATCAAATTGGGGATTGGGAAAAATGCGATTATAATGTTGATTTTAGTAAAACAACCCCTGACTGTGTTCTCTATGGTTTTGCTATTGGGGATGCGGGTTCAGAAAAATCAAAAGTTGTTGTTGATACCGCTTATTCTATTACTTCCTTTGATGATTCTCACCAAAATTTCACCCTGAATGCTCCCTTTGAAAATGGAACCATGAGTCGTCAAGGAGTAGTAACCAGTCGTATTAATAGTCAAGATCACATTTTACCTCAAGTTTTCTTTCCCAGTATTATTACCCTAAAAGATCCCACAGAAGCTGGATTTTTGTATGTGTTTAATAACATTTTGCGAACCCGTCATTATGGCGCACAAACAACTCGTACAGGTCGAGTCAGAAATGAGTTAATTGGTGTGGTTTTTGCCGATGGTGAAATTGTGAGTAACCTACGTTGGACACAGAAAATCTATGATTTGATGAAACATAAAGGTCAAATTGAAATGGCAGAACCTTTGAATGAAGATGATGTTTTAGTTGCTGCTCAAGACGCGATTTCTCAACTCTTGAATCAAGAATATATTCCTCATACTGATTTTATTGGAGATAGTTTAACCCCTCTGCTGACAGAAGTTAAAGCGATCACCAGTGATGAAACACGATTGAAAGCGATGTTGGTTCAAGCCAATACAGAATCAATGGCTTATGCTCAAAAGCACATTATTAAATCAGCAGAAAAAGGTAAAAAAAGCAGCAAAAAAACAGCAACAACTGTAACGGAGTCCAACTAA
- the cas5d gene encoding type I-D CRISPR-associated protein Cas5/Csc1 — protein MTMIYRCTIELHDSLYFATREIGRLYETEPILHNYALCYALGLIDNPSYQTTVSEEDSYRYFCPEQVPKYAQHLTPLNQQGIYVTPARTVNYTAVLNTWKYANNNYHVEMEKTQKNIPSFGRTKEIAPESKFEFFILTENLLKLPKWIRLGKWASKAELTVEELPKLKRYQENEFIFPYPLNPLDVMFTHQVLSYDTINMPPVSLIRNVRMRGEYYTVEGLKLQIPAQMQYRFN, from the coding sequence ATGACAATGATCTATCGTTGCACAATAGAACTGCATGATAGCCTTTATTTTGCCACCCGTGAAATTGGGCGACTCTATGAAACCGAACCCATCCTGCATAATTATGCCCTTTGTTATGCGTTGGGTTTAATTGATAACCCATCCTATCAAACAACGGTTTCTGAGGAGGATTCCTATCGTTATTTCTGTCCTGAACAAGTTCCTAAATATGCCCAACATTTAACGCCTTTGAATCAACAGGGAATTTATGTAACTCCCGCCCGAACAGTTAACTATACTGCGGTTCTCAACACTTGGAAATATGCCAATAATAACTATCATGTTGAGATGGAGAAAACCCAAAAAAATATTCCTAGTTTTGGCAGAACAAAGGAAATTGCTCCCGAAAGCAAGTTTGAGTTTTTTATTCTGACTGAAAACTTGTTAAAACTGCCAAAATGGATTCGCTTAGGAAAATGGGCAAGTAAGGCAGAATTAACGGTTGAAGAACTGCCAAAACTCAAACGATATCAAGAGAATGAATTTATTTTTCCCTATCCTTTGAATCCTCTGGATGTGATGTTTACCCATCAAGTTTTGAGTTATGACACGATTAATATGCCTCCAGTTAGTTTAATTCGTAATGTCAGAATGCGAGGGGAATATTACACCGTTGAAGGTCTAAAATTGCAAATTCCAGCCCAAATGCAATACCGTTTTAACTAA
- the cphA gene encoding cyanophycin synthetase, which yields MKILKTQTLSGPNYWSIDVHQLIIIHLNLEKDNRYTSEIPDFSDGLCEILPHLTQAKYQDFLTNVKTGILMSDVVLQIALELQTIAGMPVHFGCTRPSSEPGVWRVIFQYQIPEAGRYAARAAVRLCHHLIDDGYYRKIELQQDLQDLQEIALQAELGPTTEAIVQEAELRGIPWKELPARHVIQLGYGKNQRRIQASQTDSTSILGIEFACDKEGTKTLLDAARLPVPKGTVINSLDDLEKAVDDIGGFPMVLKPLDGNHGRGITLDIQTWEEAENAYEMAKNESKIGSVIVERYYKGNDYRVLVVKGKVVAVAQRVPAHVIGDGRSTLIELVEDTNRDPRRGSGHENMLTRIEIDRHSIDILKQQSYRLDSIPQPGEICYLKATANLSTGGIAIDHTDEIHPENIWICERAAQIIGLDIAGIDITAPDISRPLREVDGVIVEVNAAPGLRMHIQPNEGKPRNVAVPIVDMLYPPGTSAHIPITAITGTNGKTTTTRLIAHIFKQTQKIVGFTTTDGTYIGEFLAEAGDNTGPQSAALILNDPTVELAVLEAARGGILRSGLGFNRCDVGVVLNVSEDHLGLQDINTVEEMAEVKSVVAKAASEYAVLNADDPLVVAMASQIKAKIAYFSLNADNPIVNEHIAQGGVAAIYESGYLSFLKGDQMIRVEQMANVPLTLRGLAPFMIANALAASLAAYVQGVTITEISQALRTFEMSVEQTPGRMNLIPYHSFHVLLDYAHNRASFQAILEFVRNWPDGKRIGVVGAPGDRRPEDFIELGRLAAQMFERIIIKEDDDNRGSQRGDVAKYIQIGVQQENPDFDCEIILKEMKAIETAFAEATPGSLVVIFPESVKPILALLQFS from the coding sequence ATGAAAATTCTAAAGACTCAAACCTTATCAGGGCCGAATTACTGGAGTATTGATGTTCATCAACTGATTATTATTCATCTCAATTTAGAAAAAGATAATCGCTACACCTCTGAAATTCCCGACTTCTCCGATGGACTTTGTGAAATTTTACCCCATTTAACCCAAGCAAAATATCAAGATTTCCTGACAAACGTAAAAACGGGAATTTTGATGAGTGATGTGGTTCTACAAATTGCCTTAGAATTACAAACTATAGCAGGAATGCCTGTACACTTTGGCTGTACTCGTCCCAGTTCCGAACCGGGAGTCTGGCGGGTAATCTTTCAATATCAAATCCCTGAAGCCGGACGCTATGCTGCACGAGCCGCAGTAAGGTTATGTCATCATTTAATTGATGATGGATATTATCGAAAAATAGAACTCCAACAAGACTTACAGGATTTACAAGAAATTGCCTTACAAGCTGAACTCGGCCCCACAACAGAAGCCATTGTCCAAGAAGCCGAATTACGCGGAATTCCTTGGAAAGAATTACCCGCTCGCCACGTTATTCAACTCGGTTATGGCAAAAATCAACGCCGAATTCAAGCCTCACAAACTGATAGCACCAGTATATTAGGAATTGAATTTGCTTGTGATAAAGAAGGCACAAAAACCCTCTTAGATGCGGCGCGTTTACCTGTTCCTAAAGGTACTGTAATTAATAGCTTAGATGATTTAGAAAAAGCTGTTGATGATATTGGTGGATTTCCGATGGTTTTAAAACCCCTAGATGGGAATCATGGTCGCGGAATTACCCTCGATATTCAAACTTGGGAGGAGGCAGAAAACGCTTATGAAATGGCTAAAAATGAATCAAAAATTGGAAGCGTGATTGTTGAACGCTACTATAAAGGAAATGATTATCGAGTGTTAGTTGTTAAAGGAAAAGTCGTCGCCGTTGCTCAACGGGTTCCGGCTCATGTCATCGGAGATGGTCGTTCAACGTTAATAGAATTAGTCGAAGACACAAACCGTGATCCCCGTCGGGGTAGTGGTCACGAAAATATGTTAACTCGAATTGAAATTGATCGCCACAGTATTGATATTTTAAAACAACAAAGCTATCGCTTAGATAGTATTCCTCAACCCGGAGAGATTTGTTATCTTAAAGCAACGGCTAATTTAAGTACAGGTGGAATTGCTATTGATCACACCGATGAAATTCACCCGGAAAATATTTGGATTTGCGAACGCGCCGCGCAAATTATTGGCTTAGATATTGCTGGAATTGATATTACCGCCCCCGATATTAGTCGGCCATTGCGAGAAGTGGATGGGGTGATTGTGGAAGTTAACGCCGCCCCGGGGTTGCGAATGCACATTCAACCCAATGAAGGCAAACCCCGCAACGTGGCGGTTCCCATCGTGGATATGCTCTACCCCCCCGGAACCTCGGCTCATATTCCCATTACCGCCATTACCGGAACCAACGGCAAAACCACCACCACCCGTTTAATTGCCCATATCTTTAAACAAACTCAGAAAATTGTAGGTTTTACTACTACTGATGGTACTTATATCGGAGAGTTTTTAGCAGAAGCCGGAGATAATACCGGGCCACAAAGTGCCGCTTTAATTTTAAATGACCCCACCGTTGAATTAGCAGTATTAGAAGCCGCACGGGGGGGAATTCTCCGCTCTGGGTTAGGGTTTAATCGCTGTGATGTCGGCGTGGTGTTGAATGTTTCTGAAGACCATTTAGGCTTACAGGATATTAACACCGTTGAGGAGATGGCAGAAGTTAAAAGCGTTGTGGCAAAAGCTGCCAGTGAGTATGCGGTGTTAAATGCCGATGATCCGTTAGTTGTAGCGATGGCATCACAGATAAAAGCGAAAATTGCTTATTTTTCCCTCAATGCCGATAACCCTATTGTGAATGAACACATCGCCCAGGGAGGCGTTGCAGCGATTTATGAATCAGGTTATTTATCCTTTTTAAAAGGGGATCAAATGATTCGGGTGGAACAGATGGCTAATGTTCCCCTCACCTTACGCGGGTTAGCTCCGTTTATGATTGCTAATGCTCTGGCCGCTAGTTTAGCAGCTTATGTCCAGGGAGTCACCATTACCGAGATTAGTCAGGCGTTGCGGACGTTTGAGATGTCGGTGGAACAAACCCCTGGACGGATGAATTTAATTCCTTACCACTCTTTCCATGTTTTATTAGATTATGCCCATAATCGAGCTAGTTTTCAAGCGATTCTGGAGTTTGTTCGCAATTGGCCCGATGGTAAACGCATTGGGGTTGTTGGTGCACCGGGCGATCGCCGTCCCGAAGATTTTATTGAATTAGGACGGTTAGCGGCGCAGATGTTCGAGCGGATTATTATTAAGGAAGATGATGATAATCGCGGAAGCCAACGGGGAGATGTGGCTAAATATATTCAGATTGGAGTTCAGCAGGAAAATCCTGATTTTGACTGTGAGATTATTCTCAAAGAAATGAAAGCCATTGAAACCGCCTTTGCTGAAGCTACCCCAGGGAGTCTCGTCGTTATTTTCCCCGAAAGTGTGAAACCAATTCTCGCTTTACTGCAATTTAGTTAA
- a CDS encoding TIGR04376 family protein, producing MGLFEDFSRFLETRLEEFLKDNPHLELQALEEQLREQEEDTLRLIAELNQEEKKLEAEILVIAQDIQKWHKWVQKAQAANRLDLATAAQEREAALLRQGNQRWGQMQGVKERIQKSKELYYQVQQRHKEVKAKAAEMAANGAKGQAEQKAQNPWETKGWNQSTSYSSSSSFGDSLETKFKQWEIDEEVDQLKRNIR from the coding sequence ATGGGTTTATTTGAAGATTTTAGTCGATTTTTAGAGACTCGCCTAGAGGAGTTTCTTAAAGATAATCCCCATTTGGAATTGCAAGCGTTAGAAGAACAATTGCGAGAACAAGAGGAGGATACATTACGGTTAATTGCTGAGTTGAACCAAGAAGAAAAAAAGCTGGAAGCGGAAATTTTAGTAATTGCTCAGGATATTCAAAAATGGCATAAATGGGTGCAAAAAGCACAAGCCGCCAATCGTTTAGATTTAGCGACGGCGGCTCAAGAACGAGAGGCGGCGTTACTCCGTCAGGGAAACCAACGTTGGGGACAAATGCAAGGCGTTAAAGAACGGATTCAAAAATCCAAAGAACTCTATTATCAAGTACAACAACGCCATAAGGAAGTTAAAGCTAAAGCCGCAGAAATGGCAGCCAACGGCGCTAAAGGACAAGCCGAACAAAAAGCTCAAAATCCTTGGGAAACTAAAGGCTGGAATCAGAGTACATCCTATAGCAGTTCTAGTTCCTTTGGTGATTCCCTAGAAACGAAATTTAAACAATGGGAAATCGATGAAGAAGTAGATCAGTTAAAGCGGAATATACGTTAA
- a CDS encoding Uma2 family endonuclease yields the protein MVVQTEPLLYSPEDYLKREEIAEFKHEYRDGEIIPMTGGTTNHNQILVNLCAHLYFALRKQNYRVFTSDVRLWIPDYRLYTYPDLMVIRGDVIYHENRTDTVLNPLVIVEVLSKSTGNYDRGDKFKYYRSIPEFQEYILIDQYQYSVEQFVKTEGGKWQLNFYESPDSILTLSSVDFQINFTDLYEQVNFEQPEE from the coding sequence ATGGTTGTGCAAACTGAACCTCTCCTCTATTCTCCAGAGGACTATCTCAAACGCGAAGAAATCGCGGAATTTAAGCATGAGTATCGAGATGGAGAAATTATCCCCATGACCGGAGGAACAACTAATCATAATCAAATTTTAGTTAATCTTTGCGCTCATTTATATTTTGCCTTAAGAAAACAAAATTATCGGGTATTTACCAGCGATGTCCGTTTATGGATTCCTGATTATCGATTATATACTTATCCTGATTTAATGGTAATTCGTGGAGATGTTATTTATCATGAAAATCGCACGGATACGGTTTTAAATCCCTTAGTCATCGTAGAAGTTTTATCGAAATCAACGGGAAATTATGATCGAGGGGATAAGTTTAAATATTATCGGTCTATTCCCGAATTTCAAGAATATATTTTAATAGATCAATATCAATATTCTGTTGAACAATTTGTGAAAACAGAAGGGGGAAAATGGCAACTCAATTTTTATGAATCTCCTGATTCAATTTTAACCTTAAGTAGCGTTGATTTTCAAATTAACTTTACTGATCTTTATGAACAAGTGAATTTTGAACAACCCGAAGAATAA
- a CDS encoding class I SAM-dependent methyltransferase encodes MEQFLYQMNPLTRFSERASHYAKYRPSYPDEAIIMLLEGLGNPSELIAVDIGAGTGISSRLLAEKGVKVLAVEPNAQMRETATPHPLVEFRDATAENTGLGDNSVDLVTTFQAFHWFNPEPTLKEFNRILKPSGRLAIVWNHRNRKDEFTKEYSQILKNAAKDPPVEKEKRKRVIDIAQSYADFKNWRYHAIAYQQILDLEGLIGRTQSASYIPTEGEAGQQIITELETLFQRWVDTQGFVYLIYRTDVYLADVNL; translated from the coding sequence ATGGAACAATTTCTTTATCAAATGAACCCCTTAACTCGATTTTCTGAACGAGCATCTCACTATGCAAAATATCGACCCAGTTATCCCGATGAAGCGATTATAATGCTGTTAGAGGGGTTAGGAAATCCCTCGGAATTAATAGCAGTTGATATCGGTGCGGGGACGGGGATTTCTTCACGGTTATTAGCCGAAAAAGGGGTTAAGGTTTTAGCGGTTGAACCCAACGCTCAAATGAGAGAAACAGCAACTCCCCATCCCTTAGTTGAATTTCGAGATGCTACGGCGGAAAATACGGGTTTAGGGGATAATTCTGTTGATTTAGTGACTACATTTCAGGCGTTTCACTGGTTTAATCCTGAACCGACTTTAAAAGAATTTAATCGGATTTTAAAACCATCGGGACGGTTAGCAATTGTTTGGAATCATCGCAATAGAAAAGATGAATTTACCAAAGAATATAGCCAAATTTTGAAAAATGCAGCCAAAGATCCTCCAGTGGAAAAAGAAAAACGTAAACGGGTTATCGATATTGCTCAAAGTTATGCTGATTTTAAAAATTGGCGTTATCACGCGATCGCTTATCAACAAATATTAGATTTAGAGGGGTTAATTGGAAGAACTCAAAGCGCGTCTTATATTCCCACCGAAGGAGAAGCGGGTCAACAGATTATTACCGAGTTAGAAACGTTATTTCAGCGTTGGGTAGATACACAAGGATTTGTGTATTTAATTTACCGCACAGATGTTTATTTAGCAGATGTTAATTTATAA